GCGCCACCCGGAGCTGGGAGCTCGGTGTGCTCGCCGGGGCCGGCGCGGGTGGCGCGGTCGGCTGGCTGATGAGCGTGACCATCACCCGGCTGCGGGCGAACGAGATCATCGCGGGGCTCGGCTTCAACACCGTGGTGCTCGGCGTCATCGGGTACTGGCTGCGGGCCTCGCAGGACGTCTCCGGGACGCTGCAGGTGGAGGGGCTCGAGCGGCTCCCCACCTGGGTGGTGCCCGGCGTCGCGGACGTGCCGGTGCTCGGCGCGCTGGTGTCGGGCAAGAGCCCGCTGTTCTGGCTCGCCGTCGTGCTCGTGGGGGCCTGCGCCTGGACGCTCGACGGCACCCGCTGGGGCCTGCGGGTCCGGGCGGTCGGGGCCTCCCCGGTGGCGAGCGCCTCGCTCGGGCTGCGCACGCGCGGGCTCCAGGACTCCGCGGGGACCGTCGCGGGCGTGCTCGCCGGGCTCGGGGGAGCGTCGCTGAGCCTCGGGGCCGTCGGGCTGTTCAACGAGAACATGACGGCCGGCCGCGGCTTCGTCGCCATGGCGGCGTTCTACTTCGGACGCGCCCGGCCCCTGCCCACCGCGCTCGCGTGCCTGCTGTTCGGCACGTTCGACGCGATCCAGGCCCGCCTGCAGATCGGCGGCGGGTACTCCGCGTCGCTCATCCAGACGCTGCCGTACGTGGCCGTCGTCGTGGTGCTCGCGCTGACCGGCGTCCGGTCGAGCCGCCGGCGCGCGAGGGCCGCCGCGTGACCGTCCCGCCCGCCGGGCCCGTCCGGCCCGGCCCGCCCGCCCCGCCCGTCCCCGCCCCGCCCGTCCCCGCCCCGGAGGTCCCCGTGCCCGCCGACCGCCCGGTCACCGCGCTCGTCCTGGTGGACGTGATCGCCTCGTTCTTCGACCCCGCCCAGCCCAACCACTACCCGGGCGTGGAGCAGGTGCTCGCCCCGATGGCGGCGCTGCTGGCCCGGGCCCGCGAGCGGGGCAGCCTCGTCGTGCACGCCGTCGAGCGGCACCACCCCGGCCTCGCGGACTTCGAGTTCGGCAAGCTGCCCCGCCACCACCAGGCCGGCGAGCCGGACGCGCAGTACGTGCCGGGCTTCGAGCCCCTGCCCGGGGGCTACGAGGTGGAGGTCACCAAGCGCCGGTTCTCCGCGTTCTACGCCACGGACCTCGACCTGCTGCTCCGGGAGCAGGGCGTCCGCCGCGTCGTGATCGCGGGCGTCAAGACCAACGTGTGCATCCGGGCCACCGCGCAGGACGCGTTCGCGGGCGGGTTCGAGCCCGTCGTCCCGCGGGAGGCGACGAGCTCCAACCGGGAGCACCTCGCCGCCGCCAGCCTCGAGGACATCGACCGCTACATGGGCCGGGTCGTCGACCTGGGCACCGCGCTGGAGCTGCTGTGACGGGCGTGGCCGTGCTGGGCTACGCGAGCCTGGACCACGCGATGCAGCTCGCGGCGTTCCACGGCCCGGACGCCACGAGCGTGGTGACCGGCCGGCTGAGCGACGAGTGGCCGCGGCCGGGCGGCATCGCGCACCACGTCCGTGCGCTGCGCGCCGCCGGGGCGGACGAGGTCCTCCCCGTGAGCTGGGTCGGCCCCGACGCGGGCGGCGACGCCTGGACGGCCGCGCTGGTCGCCGCCGGCGCGGCCACCGCGGGCGTGCGCGTCTGCGGCACCCGCACCCCCTCCTCGTACCTCATGTACGCGGGCGACGGCGGCGCGGTGTGCGTCTTCGACCCCGCGGACTGCCACGGCGACGCCGGGGCGCTGACGCCCGCCCAGCAGGACGCCGTCCGGTCGGCGGGCTGGTGCCTGCTGGCGGTCGCGCCGCAGCAGGCGACGCGTGACGCGCTCGCGCTGCTCCCGGACGGCGCCCGGCTGGTGTGGGCGGTGAAGCACGACGCCCAGGCCTACCCGCCCGACCTCGTCGAGGCGCTGCTGGCCCGCGCGGACGTGGTGAGCCTGTCCGCGGGGGAGCGGCCGTTCCTGGACCGGCCCGGTCGCGCGCTCGAGGAGCGCGTGCGCCCCGGGACGCTCGTGGTCGAGACCCGCGGGGCCGCGGGCGTGCACGCCCGCCTCGGCGGCGAGGCGGACGACGTCCCCGTGACGCCCGTGACCGCGGTCGACACCACCGGGGCCGGCGACACGTTCGTCGGCACCCTCGTCGCCGGGCTGCTCACCCTGCCCGCACCCCTGACCCTGGCCACCGCGCGGCCCGCCCTCGTGGCCGCCGCCGCGGCGGCCACCGACCTGATCGCCTCGCGCGGCGCCCGGCGGACGACGCCCGGCCCGCGCACCGCACCCACCGAGGAGTAGCACTGTGTCGACAACGAACGCCTGGTACCTGCGATGCGGGCGGGAGGACGTCGCGGAGCGCGCGGTGCTCGTCGGGGACCGCGGCCGGGTGGCCCTCGCGGCGGAGCTCATGCAGGACGTGCGCGTGCTCGGCGAGGACCGCGGGCTCACGACCGCCACCGGCAC
This is a stretch of genomic DNA from Cellulomonas sp. ES6. It encodes these proteins:
- a CDS encoding isochorismatase family cysteine hydrolase; translated protein: MTVPPAGPVRPGPPAPPVPAPPVPAPEVPVPADRPVTALVLVDVIASFFDPAQPNHYPGVEQVLAPMAALLARARERGSLVVHAVERHHPGLADFEFGKLPRHHQAGEPDAQYVPGFEPLPGGYEVEVTKRRFSAFYATDLDLLLREQGVRRVVIAGVKTNVCIRATAQDAFAGGFEPVVPREATSSNREHLAAASLEDIDRYMGRVVDLGTALELL
- a CDS encoding ABC transporter permease encodes the protein MIDQVIAAALTLSVPLVLAALGGAVHRQAGVVNIGLEGQMLVGALLGALVSGATRSWELGVLAGAGAGGAVGWLMSVTITRLRANEIIAGLGFNTVVLGVIGYWLRASQDVSGTLQVEGLERLPTWVVPGVADVPVLGALVSGKSPLFWLAVVLVGACAWTLDGTRWGLRVRAVGASPVASASLGLRTRGLQDSAGTVAGVLAGLGGASLSLGAVGLFNENMTAGRGFVAMAAFYFGRARPLPTALACLLFGTFDAIQARLQIGGGYSASLIQTLPYVAVVVVLALTGVRSSRRRARAAA
- a CDS encoding PfkB family carbohydrate kinase — protein: MTGVAVLGYASLDHAMQLAAFHGPDATSVVTGRLSDEWPRPGGIAHHVRALRAAGADEVLPVSWVGPDAGGDAWTAALVAAGAATAGVRVCGTRTPSSYLMYAGDGGAVCVFDPADCHGDAGALTPAQQDAVRSAGWCLLAVAPQQATRDALALLPDGARLVWAVKHDAQAYPPDLVEALLARADVVSLSAGERPFLDRPGRALEERVRPGTLVVETRGAAGVHARLGGEADDVPVTPVTAVDTTGAGDTFVGTLVAGLLTLPAPLTLATARPALVAAAAAATDLIASRGARRTTPGPRTAPTEE